The following DNA comes from SAR324 cluster bacterium.
CGGTCAATGTGGTGGCAGAACTGGAACTGGAACTGGATGACGATGAAGTGGTTTTCTCTTCCTCTTCAGGTAGCAGTCCGCAACTCACCATGCTCACCAGACCAAGTGCGACCGTGGTCTGCTGAAAAAAGCGCAACCAGTTATTTTTTTTATGATTATTTAGAGTTTCCATAAGGTCTCCGTATAGATGTTAGGGGCATTGTTCAGGGTTAGTAAACATACAAAATCTATTTCATAACAATTTTCTTTTGGCAATTAGATTTTATCGTGCACAAAACAGGATATATGGCTTGTTCCATTGGTTGATATGATATTTTGCAGACTTGAACGCAAGTAAGTACCCGACCATAAATCTTTAAACATTAATCTGGTTCCCTACCTCTGGTGGGAAACCCTCCTTAGCCCACCTCCGGTGGCGTGCCAACGAACCGTGGAAGGGCACCAGAGGTGCGTTATGGAACGGTTCCCGACGAGACTTCAGGAACCAGCTTAATATTAAAAAACTTTTGATCGGGTACTTATTGCTTCCAGCCTGGAAAAATAAGGCCGTTTTATGAGTTTTTCCAATTGCCTGGTTGTTTGCTCATCCCTCCCCTCACTCTTCTTCCTGATGGGTCTTTTTAGGAATCCATTGTTCAAACAGAGAATAGAGTACAGGAATGAAAATCAGGGTGATCAGAGTGGAACTGGTCAAACCTCCAATGATGACCCTGGCCATAGGAGCCTGGGTTTCACCGCCTTCACCCAATCCCAATGCCATGGGAACCATCCCCAGAACAGTCGTGGACGCTGTCATTAGGATGGGGCGCAAACGCCGTCGTCCGGATTCGATGATCGCCTCATGCAGAGGAATTTCGTTTCGGAGCAGATTGACGGTGTCCACCAGCAGAATGGCGTTGTTCACCACAATTCCCGCCAGCATGATGCAACCGATGTAAGACTGCACATTGAAGGTTGAGTGGGTCAAAAACAAAATCAGCACCACCCCGATAAGGGCAAGCGGTACCGAAAACATGACCAGCAGTGGATCCCGAAGTGATTCATACAGACAGGCCATGACCATATAAATCAGAATCAGTGCGAGGATCATACCGATCATCAGTTCGCCAAACGCTTCCTGTTGTGCTTCATAATCCCCGGTGATCACAATGTTGAAATCTTTGGGTACAGGAATTCGGGACAGTTGCTGACGGAGTTCATCCACGACAGTCCCCAGGTCCCGACCTGCAATATTGGCGGAAATGGCAATCACCCGTTGCTGACCACTGCGTTCAATCTGGACAGGAGCCGTGTCCAGTTGTGAACTCACCACATTTCTGAGCATCACAGGCTGGCCCACGGCATTGATCATGGTGAGTTGAAGCACTTCTTCCAGACTCATAAGATCCGCGTTTTTCACACTGACCAGAATATCATATTCCTTGCCACCTTCCCGAAATTTACTGCCCTGAATTCCTGACACAATGGCCTGAAGTGTTCTGGCCACACCGGATACCGTCAAATTCAGATCCGCGGCCCGGTCACGATCGACCTTGATCCGCTCCTCGGGTTGTCCGGATTCCTGACTGATTTGTACATCGGTGATACCACTCACGTTTTCAATGGTTTTTTTAATCTGCTCTGCCAGCAAATTGCCGGTTTTCAGCTCATATCCCCGTACCTGAATTTCAATGGAATCATTGTTTCCACCAGAAATCATACGGAAGACGAACAACCCCTGCCCCGGACGGGTGCGGATGGTCATTCCCGGAATATTCACCAGTTTTTTCCGCAGATCATTGGCAACGTCATCGCTGGAACGTGTCCGTTCTGTGGAAGGCTTGAGTGCGATCTGAATATTCCCGGTGTGTCCTCCGCCACCGCCCCAGTTGCTGGATCCGGCACGACTGATGATGTTGCTGGCTTCAGGCACTTCTGCCCGGACAATGGCTTCAATGTCGTTCAGCTTTGCTTCCATGACATCCAGATGGGTTCCAACATCCATTTCCAGATTCACCCGTACTTCATTCTGATCAGCCGCCGGCATGAGTTCCACACCCACCAGCGGAATCAGCAGAAAGCTTGCCCCAAAGAGCGTCATGGTAATTCCCACCACCCACCAGCGATAACGGAGCGACCATTCCAGACTGGATTTGTAGCCAAGTTCCAGGCCGGTTAACAGACCTTCCAGTCCATGAAACACTGGCGCCAGAAACTTGCGTTCATGAAACGCGTTGGATGCTGAAAGCGCGGAATCATCCAGCAACCGTGAGGACAGCATCGGAATAAATGTCAGGGAAACCATCAGGGAACACAGCAATGCGAAGCTGATCACATAGGCCAGTTGCTGGAACATCACTCCGGACATTCCACGAACAAAGATCAACGGCAGAAAAATCACGAGTGTTGTGAGTGTGCTGGCGATAATTGCCGGTGTCACTTCACGACTGGCGCTGATGGCCGCCTTGCGGGAAGAAACACCTGTGCTGCGGACCCGGAAGGTGTTTTCCAGCACCACAATGGCATTGTCCACAATCATCCCCACCCCAATCGCCAAGCCACCCAGCGTCATCATGTTGAGGGTGAATCCAGCACTGTAGATCAGGCCAAAGGTCGCAATGATGGACACAGGAATGGAC
Coding sequences within:
- a CDS encoding efflux RND transporter permease subunit produces the protein MNMSQISVQRPVLITMLVMIVMILGGISLQRIPIDLMPEITYPTLSVITSYENAGPEEIENLITRPIEQAVSAVPGVEDVTSRSSSGSSLVRIAFTWGTNLDTAANDLRDRLDRIMSRLPEGVSRPTLRKFDLSQFPILIMGVTSHLEPIETESIVQDQVRYRIERQPGVASLDIWGGLTREIHVEVFADKLKALGLSFDEIVRGLQSQNINLPVGTLRKGNYNFVVRTVGEYNSLKEIEQTVIAMREGIPIQLKEIATVEDSWQRVSQIIKINGQKGIRISVQKQSGSNTVEVARAVLKEMERINQDIPQLTLTPLVDTSDYIERSINNVSSSAFYGGILAVGILLFFLRNLRSTLIIATSIPVSIIATFGLIYSAGFTLNMMTLGGLAIGVGMIVDNAIVVLENTFRVRSTGVSSRKAAISASREVTPAIIASTLTTLVIFLPLIFVRGMSGVMFQQLAYVISFALLCSLMVSLTFIPMLSSRLLDDSALSASNAFHERKFLAPVFHGLEGLLTGLELGYKSSLEWSLRYRWWVVGITMTLFGASFLLIPLVGVELMPAADQNEVRVNLEMDVGTHLDVMEAKLNDIEAIVRAEVPEASNIISRAGSSNWGGGGGHTGNIQIALKPSTERTRSSDDVANDLRKKLVNIPGMTIRTRPGQGLFVFRMISGGNNDSIEIQVRGYELKTGNLLAEQIKKTIENVSGITDVQISQESGQPEERIKVDRDRAADLNLTVSGVARTLQAIVSGIQGSKFREGGKEYDILVSVKNADLMSLEEVLQLTMINAVGQPVMLRNVVSSQLDTAPVQIERSGQQRVIAISANIAGRDLGTVVDELRQQLSRIPVPKDFNIVITGDYEAQQEAFGELMIGMILALILIYMVMACLYESLRDPLLVMFSVPLALIGVVLILFLTHSTFNVQSYIGCIMLAGIVVNNAILLVDTVNLLRNEIPLHEAIIESGRRRLRPILMTASTTVLGMVPMALGLGEGGETQAPMARVIIGGLTSSTLITLIFIPVLYSLFEQWIPKKTHQEEE